The Naumovozyma dairenensis CBS 421 chromosome 1, complete genome genome includes a region encoding these proteins:
- the RKM3 gene encoding protein-lysine N-methyltransferase (similar to Saccharomyces cerevisiae YBR030W; ancestral locus Anc_3.231) → MNNHDNNTFFFFNTNVKEVLIMFETTQESRYDLLDFVKKAEGKFLTSHCEISKSPTATGLGIIATQDIGEGTKIISIPKSAIFSASNSNIANLLQDEEIDGMFALNIAFIYEISTFKDTSHWYPYLKHIPLKNTETDEPILPVSFWTEKQKRLLKGTTADVFHKILEPQEEVMEGFELAIELAQKWSDEFGLSIPEYYLSLNDPNDKDEFDTKFKRFCSLAFALSSRVLEIDQFHESGLVPIVDLINHHCKNVNAEFLSLFDVCDKCGESGTCRHLLAEEAEEAIEMAKLDQNHLKVDANGATINDIISMETIIELEKDHNEPFSDEEDDKQGMSKPEEELNNPDDYVDIVTTRGILKGEEIFISYGPLPNAFLLAKCGFTMADNPFDIVYAGNSLTKMLNEKQYSKCEERIRWWIQAGRDLFLKWYKELEEQIGSDEESEEESAEEEEQEIDDNDDNEEKWLEDLCWDRKSKLTPAFKALVTLMSMNEHTWQAYFQHIREERDLNKSLRSLAPKVMNTAAKKIIRALAASRLSELPLKTGAEEESLVDPLTLRYLETLRQGEVKILRHKSLE, encoded by the coding sequence ATGAACAACCacgataataatactttttttttttttaataccAATGTAAAAGAGGTATTGATAATGTTCGAGACAACACAGGAATCAAGATATGATTTACTAGATTTTGTCAAGAAAGCAGAAGGCAAATTTCTCACATCACATTGCGAAATCTCTAAATCACCTACAGCTACCGGATTAGGAATCATAGCCACCCAAGACATAGGAGAAGGTACGAAGATAATTTCTATTCCTAAATCTGCTATATTTTCTGCATCAAACAGTAATATCgcaaatttattacaagatgaagaaattgatggGATGTTTGCCTTGAATATTGCATTTATTTACGAAATATCAACGTTTAAAGATACAAGTCACTGGTATCCGTATCTGAAACACAtaccattgaaaaataccGAAACGGATGAACCAATTTTGCCCGTTTCATTTTGGACGGAGAAACAGAAAAGGTTATTGAAAGGAACTACTGCAGATGTATTTCATAAGATATTAGAACCTCAAGAGGAGGTGATGGAAGGTTTCGAGTTAGCTATCGAATTAGCGCAGAAATGGAGTGATGAGTTTGGTCTATCAATTCctgaatattatttatcttTGAATGATCCGAATGATAAGGACGAGTTTGAtacaaaattcaaaagGTTTTGCTCTTTAGCCTTTGCGTTATCTTCAAGAGTATTAGAAATAGATCAATTCCATGAAAGTGGGTTGGTCCCAATTGTTGACCTAATTAATCACCACTGTAAGAATGTGAATGCCGAATTCCTCTCTCTGTTCGATGTCTGTGATAAATGTGGTGAGTCAGGAACATGCAGACATCTTCTTGCGGAAGAAGCCGAAGAAGCGATAGAAATGGCAAAACTAGACCAAAATCATCTTAAAGTAGATGCAAATGGGGCTACTATCAATGATATTATCTCCATGGAGACAATAATAGAATTGGAGAAAGACCATAACGAGCCATTCagtgatgaagaagatgataaacAAGGAATGAGTAAACCTGAGGAGGAACTTAACAATCCAGATGATTATGTTGATATAGTGACAACTAGGGGTATATTGAAAGGGGAAGAAATTTTTATCTCCTATGGCCCATTACCTAATGCGTTTTTATTAGCCAAATGTGGGTTTACTATGGCTGACAACCCGTTTGATATTGTGTATGCAGGTAATAGCCTTACAAAAATGCTGAACGAAAAGCAGTATTCGAAATGCGAAGAGAGAATTAGGTGGTGGATCCAAGCTGGGCGTGATCTCTTCCTGAAATGGTATAAAGAACTTGAAGAGCAAATAGGGAGTGATGAAGAGAGTGAGGAAGAGAGCGCGGAAGAAGAGgaacaagaaattgacgacaatgatgataatgaagagaAGTGGTTAGAAGATCTTTGTTGGGATAGAAAGAGTAAACTTACGCCTGCGTTTAAGGCACTAGTTACACTTATGAGCATGAATGAACACACATGGCAGGCATATTTCCAACATATTAGAGAAGAGCGCGATTTAAATAAGAGTCTTCGTTCCCTAGCTCCAAAGGTGATGAACACAGCAGCTAAAAAGATCATCAGAGCATTAGCAGCATCCAGACTATCCGAGCTTCCTTTAAAGACTGGcgctgaagaagaaagtcTAGTAGATCCTCTTACCTTACGCTATTTGGAAACACTAAGACAGGGTGAGGTAAAGATCTTGCGACATAAATCACTCGAATGA
- the HCH1 gene encoding Hch1p (similar to Saccharomyces cerevisiae HCH1 (YNL281W); ancestral locus Anc_3.80), translating into MVVLNPNNWHWVDKNTLPWTKDYLNEKLLIFSKATDDNTKLIKIVEISKIEGDSNVSQRKGKPICYFDLHVDISLEVLGRNEEDEEEEKQLGKGSLVIPEFMHDEDNFEIKLNGFTSDLKEVIQATFLPSFTEVLLNYQNDLIKSHSSDLQQK; encoded by the coding sequence ATGGTTGTATTGAATCCAAATAACTGGCATTGGGTAGATAAAAATACCTTACCATGGACtaaagattatttaaatgaaaaattattaattttttcaaaggctactgatgataatactaaattgattaaaattgtggaaatatcaaaaattgaagGTGATTCTAATGTTTCtcaaagaaaaggaaaaccTATTTGTTACTTTGATTTACATGTCGATATATCCCTCGAAGTTTTAGGAAggaatgaagaagatgaggaagaagagaaaCAATTAGGGAAAGGTTCTTTGGTTATTCCTGAATTTATGCATGATGAAGACAATTTCGAGATTAAATTGAATGGGTTTACATCCGATTTGAAGGAAGTTATACAAGCTACTTTCTTACCAAGTTTTACCGAGGTTTTATTGAATTACCAAAATGACCTAATTAAATCACATTCCAGCGACTTGCAGCAAAAATAG
- the POP3 gene encoding Pop3p (similar to Saccharomyces cerevisiae POP3 (YNL282W); ancestral locus Anc_3.79) — translation MSNSLKALDKKIAKRRQVYKPLLDSPFIRESNYWPRIKDQKIVTHLLQNSILNKCKHFESSSIPRSEWPWDILFDFNEIISFLSSTDSHDKDDSAILFVCNKDQDIPAILLQQIPILCYLSQRKVSLIQLPRGSLQMFQEAITDRAIDNGLLLLRGNSKLDSSFVRQIEYSIEEDTNPLTIPWLESLKYKPSDIKLVKSSMPLQQNKVKKIKTPHRK, via the coding sequence ATGtctaattctttgaaagcactagataaaaaaattgcaaaaagaagacaagTTTACAAACCACTTCTGGATTCTCCATTTATTCGTGAATCTAATTATTGGCCTCGCATTAAAGACCAAAAAATTGTCACTCACCTACTACAAAATTCCATTTTAAACAAATGTAAACATTTCGAATCATCGTCAATACCGAGATCAGAATGGCCCTGGGATATCctttttgatttcaatgaaataatatcatttctGTCGTCAACCGACAGTCATGACAAAGACGACTCTGCgattttgtttgtttgcAATAAGGACCAAGACATCCCTGCAATTCTTCTACAACAAATCCCCATATTATGTTATTTGTCCCAAAGGAAAGTATCCCTTATTCAATTACCGCGAGGTTCATTGCAAATGTTTCAGGAAGCTATTACAGATCGTGCCATAGATAATGGGTTATTATTGCTTCGTGGTAACTCTAAATTGGATTCATCTTTTGTTAGACAGATTGAATATTCAATAGAAGAAGATACCAATCCTTTAACAATCCCATGGCTAGAATCTTTAAAGTATAAACCATCTGACATTAAATTAGTTAAATCATCGATGCCACTTCAACAGAataaagtgaaaaaaatcaagacACCACACCGaaagtaa
- the WSC2 gene encoding Wsc2p (similar to Saccharomyces cerevisiae WSC2 (YNL283C) and WSC3 (YOL105C); ancestral locus Anc_3.78) yields MISLHKNQHNSYKTDHYILSRSRFILSFLLLSSLSITTVLAADIYNYQGCYAASDIRKLSLTSKGSYTYQSRSYCEQQCPGAAFVALLQGDDCYCGQSEDLSSFLKLSASGSCTVPCQGWPYETCGGTSSMDVLINANKDINSLSESSSSTISSSNTKQSKSSSKPTSSSLTSNLESSSSSSSKVIIDVSSSLTSLSASDVSSSHTNSFTSSSTFPSSSSSSSSSSSLPLSSSTHSTTSLISSYNSASASESVSTQVSQTRITSLKYTTHIITKSVVTNSDQEAKTIIVTTTSIVETAVPSAMSNNTINAVNRGSNSKSKKLSGGAIAGIVVGVVVGTILIIVLLVFIFFYRRRHDTVNIEENKQYQPYSFGDEDANPIFIPNSNNNNNNNNAQRALSSRNNNSTPIIPNSIKNTWHRPTRNNTLSDMNNNSNSNTGPDNNNNNKNNTSFGIIPTTKRNMSLNDLNRSKNNSINTNRTIQSDNGPIPNNNFHQFNIQPTVFEEDPTISQSRPPLGINESFYNGNQRFSATSLPDMMQERKIYG; encoded by the coding sequence atGATAAGCCTTCATAAAAACCAGCATAATAGCTATAAAACCGACCATTATATACTTTCGAGGTCTAGGTTTATATTGTCGTTCCTACTACTCTCATCGTTATCAATTACTACGGTGTTAGCAGCAGATATCTACAATTATCAAGGTTGCTATGCCGCTTCTGATATAAGGAAACTTTCTCTAACTTCCAAAGGATCATACACATATCAATCACGCTCATATTGTGAACAACAATGCCCAGGGGCAGCTTTCGTAGCTCTTTTACAAGGTGATGATTGTTATTGTGGTCAATCAGAAgatttatcttcatttttaaagCTTAGTGCATCAGGCTCTTGCACTGTACCATGTCAAGGGTGGCCATATGAAACATGCGGTGGAACTTCATCTATGGATGTTCTGATAAATgcaaataaagatataaataGTCTAAGTgaatcatcttcttcgACAATTTCGTCATCAAATACTAAACAATCCAAATCAAGCTCCAAACCAACTTCGTCTTCATTAACCTCCAATCTCGAgtcttcttcctcttcttcttcaaaagtTATTATAGATGTTTCCTCCTCTCTAACATCTTTATCTGCTTCCGATGTGAGCTCTTCTCATACAAATTCCTTTACATCCTCGTCTACGTTTccgtcatcatcatcatcgtcttCGTCTTCGTCTTCGTTACCGTTATCGTCTTCAACCCATTCGACGACTTCTTTGATATCAAGCTATAATTCTGCCAGTGCGTCTGAATCTGTTTCGACACAAGTTTCACAGACAAGAATTACATCCTTAAAATATACTACCCATATCATTACAAAATCTGTAGTAACCAATTCCGATCAAGAGGCGAAAACCATCATAgtaacaacaacatcaatAGTAGAAACTGCAGTTCCCTCTGCAATGTCTAATAATACCATTAACGCAGTAAATAGAGGTTCCAATAGTAAAAGTAAGAAACTAAGTGGGGGTGCCATTGCAGGTATTGTCGTGGGCGTAGTTGTGGGTACAATATTGATCATTGTTCTATTGgttttcatcttcttttatAGAAGACGTCATGATACTGTAaacattgaagaaaataaacaatatcAACCTTATTCCTTTGGTGATGAAGATGCAAATCCTATTTTCATTCCTAatagcaataataataataataataataacgcTCAAAGAGCACTTTCATCAAGAAACAATAATTCAACACCaattattccaaattcaattaaaaacACATGGCATCGACcaacaagaaataatacTTTATCAgatatgaataataattctaattcaaaTACTGGTcctgataataataataataataaaaataacacAAGTTTCGGCATAATACCGACAACTAAAAGGAATATGTCACTTAATGACCTTAATAGatctaaaaataatagCATTAACACAAATAGAACGATTCAATCAGATAACGGACCTATACCAAACAATAACTTCCACCAATTTAATATTCAGCCCACTGTATTCGAAGAGGATCCAACAATATCACAATCGAGACCTCCTTTGGGAATAAATGAATCATTTTATAATGGGAATCAAAGGTTTAGTGCTACATCTTTACCTGATATGAtgcaagaaagaaaaatctaCGGATAG
- the MRPL10 gene encoding mitochondrial 54S ribosomal protein uL15m (similar to Saccharomyces cerevisiae MRPL10 (YNL284C); ancestral locus Anc_3.77) yields the protein MLKLLGFPKPRMMEFQLSFPRQLSILGELKPSAGSTKSFKRLGRGPSSGLGKTSGRGQKGQKARGKVKSWFEGGQTPIYKLFPKIGFTNVHSQSLNELNLERIQWFHDMGRLKLMEGEVLTMKKMRDLGLVTGTIKDGVKILGRGNYKLPIKIEATKASDEAVKIIESQGGSFVAKYFNKLGLRAHLSPQWFLEKRGRIPLQARPTKRKDIEYYSNKDKRGYLVMENHDFLNKLREVREGGTNMISRKQAKKSALEIQLQKLSKENNATSSPI from the coding sequence ATGTTGAAATTATTGGGTTTTCCGAAACCTAGAATGATGGAGTTCCAGCTCTCCTTTCCTCGCCAACTTTCTATACTAGGAGAATTAAAACCATCTGCAGGTTCTACCAAAAGCTTCAAACGATTAGGGCGTGGTCCATCTAGCGGTTTAGGTAAGACTTCTGGACGTGGTCAGAAGGGTCAAAAAGCTAGAGGAAAGGTTAAATCGTGGTTCGAGGGGGGTCAAACACCCATCTATAAACtgtttccaaaaattgGCTTTACTAATGTTCATTCTCAATCACTGAATGAATTGAACTTAGAGAGGATACAATGGTTCCATGATATGGGGAGACTGAAATTAATGGAAGGAGAAGTATTGActatgaaaaaaatgagaGACCTGGGATTAGTTACTGGTACCATAAAAGACGGAGTTAAGATATTAGGAAGAGGAAATTACAAACTTCCTATCAAGATAGAAGCAACAAAGGCATCAGATGAGGCAGTCAAGATTATTGAAAGTCAAGGAGGTTCATTTGTGGCCAAATACTTCAACAAATTAGGTTTGCGAGCACATTTGTCTCCCCAATggtttttggaaaaaagGGGAAGAATACCATTACAAGCTAGACCAACGAAAAGGAAAGatatagaatattataGTAATAAAGATAAGAGAGGATATCTAGTTATGGAAAACCATGATTTCCTCAATAAATTGCGTGAAGTAAGGGAAGGCGGGACAAACATGATATCAAGAAAACAGGCTAAAAAGAGTGCCTTAGAAATACAGTTGCAAAAACTATCGAAAGAAAATAACGCTACCTCCAGTCCAATCTAA